One Pirellulales bacterium genomic region harbors:
- a CDS encoding TolC family protein, whose product MISCLLWYSSSSSLLWSQVTREHQVTAPNSISIRQPTMLAVEALPPVNPSVVPQPLMPIFYSLTQHQAPLPDPPQETVPSPAPAPGAMNLADLENIALRNNPSLAESAARVNALRGKWEQVGLPPNPYAGYSSQQTGSGNTVEQRGVVFGQELIMGHKLQLNRAVVGQEVQRAEQLFAAQRMRVITDVRITYFEVLIAQRRVMLAQQISEVASNMVTITQRRLDAKEVGKTDLLQGKIEYESARVLKQRAENQYVEAWRKLAAIVGVPTLAPQPLAGIVDADIPRYEWESSLQRLLSTSPEISAAQAEIQRTRWAYQRAQAEKKSNLSFQGIVQDDRSIDAVNGAVQVTLPIPLWNRNQGGITQAGHEALVAERSLQKLELDLQQRLAVVFQRYDSARIQVERYAQEILPNAQENLGLVQKAYQAGEFDYLQFLLAQRTFSQTNLEYLNSIAELRTVALEIEGLLLSNSLQATSGQ is encoded by the coding sequence ATGATTTCGTGCCTTCTTTGGTATAGCTCATCTTCTTCACTGCTTTGGTCCCAGGTCACACGTGAACACCAAGTGACGGCACCGAATTCAATTTCCATTCGACAGCCAACCATGCTTGCGGTCGAAGCGTTGCCACCAGTAAATCCGTCGGTCGTGCCGCAACCACTAATGCCGATTTTCTATTCTTTGACTCAACATCAAGCTCCACTCCCTGATCCTCCTCAAGAAACAGTGCCGTCGCCAGCGCCGGCTCCCGGCGCAATGAACTTAGCGGATTTGGAGAACATTGCACTCCGGAATAATCCCTCTCTGGCGGAATCCGCGGCGCGAGTGAATGCACTACGCGGGAAGTGGGAACAAGTCGGTTTGCCTCCCAATCCTTATGCCGGTTACTCCAGCCAACAAACCGGAAGCGGCAACACGGTCGAACAGCGGGGCGTTGTGTTCGGTCAAGAATTGATCATGGGACACAAACTGCAACTCAATCGCGCCGTGGTCGGCCAGGAAGTGCAGCGGGCGGAACAGCTATTCGCTGCCCAACGCATGCGCGTCATAACCGACGTGCGGATCACATACTTTGAAGTGTTGATCGCACAACGCCGGGTAATGTTGGCCCAGCAGATATCCGAAGTCGCCTCGAATATGGTGACGATTACACAAAGACGGCTTGACGCCAAAGAAGTCGGCAAGACCGACTTGTTGCAAGGCAAAATCGAATACGAGTCCGCGCGTGTACTCAAGCAACGCGCCGAGAATCAATATGTCGAGGCGTGGCGTAAATTGGCCGCAATCGTGGGAGTGCCAACGCTGGCTCCTCAGCCCTTGGCGGGTATCGTGGATGCGGACATTCCCCGGTATGAATGGGAGAGTTCGCTGCAACGCTTATTATCGACCAGTCCGGAAATCTCCGCTGCGCAAGCCGAAATTCAACGGACACGTTGGGCGTATCAGCGGGCACAAGCCGAAAAGAAGTCGAATCTGTCCTTTCAGGGGATCGTGCAGGACGATCGCTCTATCGATGCGGTCAACGGTGCGGTTCAAGTGACGCTCCCGATTCCGCTGTGGAACAGAAACCAAGGGGGAATTACACAGGCAGGACATGAAGCGCTCGTCGCGGAACGTTCTTTGCAAAAACTGGAGTTGGATCTACAGCAACGCTTGGCCGTCGTGTTTCAGCGCTACGATTCCGCCCGCATCCAGGTCGAGCGATACGCCCAAGAAATCTTACCCAACGCACAAGAAAATCTAGGACTTGTCCAAAAAGCATACCAAGCGGGAGAATTTGATTACCTTCAGTTCTTACTCGCGCAAAGAACGTTTTCGCAAACCAACTTGGAATACCTCAACTCCATTGCGGAGCTGCGCACCGTCGCTTTGGAAATCGAAGGGTTGCTTCTGAGCAATAGTTTGCAAGCGACAAGTGGACAGTAA
- a CDS encoding class I SAM-dependent methyltransferase: MKLRDSGMPDEAYWETLFDIPHTLDALGVCRALTDVVELGCGYGTFSIPVARRISGTLFTYDIDSRMIERTKARAANLEVSNIVIHERDVIERGFELPAQSVDAVLLFNILHCEHPELLLSQANQVLRPGGQLLVTHWLYNAQTPRGPALELRPRPLQIIQWANMKGVFNVVGAEIRLPPWHYGLKLLKSGE, from the coding sequence GTGAAGCTTCGTGACAGTGGAATGCCTGATGAAGCATATTGGGAAACGCTTTTCGACATTCCGCATACTCTCGACGCACTGGGGGTTTGCCGGGCGTTGACTGATGTCGTTGAGCTGGGATGCGGTTACGGCACTTTTAGCATCCCAGTTGCGCGGCGAATTTCCGGCACGCTTTTCACCTACGACATTGACTCCCGAATGATCGAGCGAACTAAGGCACGCGCAGCTAATCTGGAAGTCAGCAACATTGTCATTCATGAGCGCGACGTCATCGAGCGTGGCTTTGAGTTACCAGCACAAAGCGTTGATGCGGTGCTGCTGTTTAACATTCTGCACTGCGAGCATCCGGAATTGTTGCTGTCTCAAGCTAATCAGGTCTTACGACCTGGTGGTCAGTTGCTTGTGACTCACTGGCTCTATAATGCCCAAACGCCGCGCGGACCCGCATTGGAGTTACGCCCTCGCCCCCTACAAATCATTCAGTGGGCGAACATGAAAGGCGTTTTCAATGTTGTGGGCGCAGAAATCCGCTTGCCACCTTGGCACTATGGGTTAAAGCTTCTTAAATCTGGTGAATAA
- a CDS encoding efflux RND transporter permease subunit, whose translation MLNAVIRLALRYRTLVLAACLVVLVYGGYLTTAIPIDVFPDLDRPCVVILTECPGLSPEEVETLVTIPIETALLGASGVEAVRSQSSQGMNVIYVEFDWRTEIRYARQVVMERLAVVPMPDGIRPQMTPPASIMGQILHIGLHRRKGPQGGELASIGDTGLLAERIVLADNSDITVWKPRERNDPETWVKVIAGDVQWEGATPQLTATFKLDGNPQTVTFRTPLQERMNLRTISDWVIRPRLIKLPGIAEVIIMGGEIKQYQVLVDPTKLQEFNISLTEIEAALKANNLNTSGGFLEEGQNERPVRIIGRLGPLPQQVVDDLLEVPIKFISERTLLLKHVTTVQEGPAPKRGDASIDGNPGVVITIVKQPHADTRRLTEQVKSALRKVEATLPADLVINTELFQLKGFIDRGIYYVEEALVIGAVLVVIVLFLFLLNIRTTFITLTAIPLSLVITTLVFRFIGTLTGTELSINMMTLGGIAVAMGELVDDAIVDVENIFRRLSENNALAEPKPALLVVYEASREIRSAIVFGTAVVILAFLPLFALSGVEGRLFIPLGIAYIVSILASLVVSLTVTPVLSYYLLPQSKATHRQHDSKLLQWLKWGASYLIRFSMQHAGILLLLTWALVGLSAWQLTRMGADFLPKFDEGSVQINVALPGGSSLKASNEVSHVIDRKLKTMQKSKDNPDGAILHFARRTGRAELDEHAQPVNVGEYILTINPNAGTHRDEFLKTVLSDLRAEVPGVEIEAEQPSLALN comes from the coding sequence ATGCTAAACGCCGTGATTCGTCTTGCCTTGCGATACCGGACGCTAGTTCTAGCTGCCTGCCTGGTTGTGTTGGTCTATGGCGGTTACTTAACGACAGCGATCCCGATTGACGTATTCCCCGACCTAGACCGACCCTGTGTGGTTATCCTCACGGAATGTCCCGGACTGTCGCCGGAAGAAGTCGAGACCTTGGTCACCATTCCGATTGAGACGGCACTGCTGGGCGCTTCGGGAGTGGAAGCCGTCCGAAGCCAGTCGAGTCAGGGCATGAACGTGATCTACGTGGAGTTCGATTGGCGCACGGAGATTCGCTATGCCCGACAAGTGGTCATGGAGCGACTTGCAGTCGTGCCAATGCCAGATGGGATTCGCCCGCAGATGACACCTCCGGCCTCGATTATGGGGCAAATTTTGCATATCGGTTTGCATCGCCGCAAGGGTCCACAGGGAGGCGAACTCGCCTCGATCGGGGACACAGGATTATTGGCCGAACGAATTGTGCTCGCTGACAATTCCGATATCACCGTTTGGAAACCACGCGAGCGAAATGATCCCGAGACGTGGGTGAAAGTCATCGCGGGAGACGTGCAATGGGAAGGAGCTACACCACAGCTAACTGCAACATTCAAACTCGACGGCAATCCTCAAACGGTAACGTTTCGGACACCGTTACAAGAACGGATGAATCTGCGAACCATCTCGGATTGGGTTATCCGGCCACGATTGATCAAGCTGCCCGGCATCGCCGAAGTGATTATCATGGGGGGCGAGATCAAACAATATCAAGTCCTCGTCGATCCGACCAAACTGCAAGAATTCAATATTTCTCTGACCGAGATTGAAGCTGCACTCAAAGCCAACAATCTCAATACGAGCGGCGGCTTTTTGGAAGAAGGACAAAACGAGCGCCCTGTTCGCATCATTGGTCGGCTAGGGCCGCTTCCACAGCAAGTGGTCGATGATCTGCTGGAAGTGCCCATCAAGTTCATCTCCGAGCGGACCTTGTTACTCAAGCATGTTACCACCGTCCAAGAAGGTCCGGCTCCCAAACGGGGCGATGCGAGCATTGACGGCAATCCGGGCGTGGTGATCACGATTGTGAAGCAACCGCACGCAGATACCCGGAGGCTTACTGAGCAAGTGAAGTCCGCGTTGCGGAAAGTGGAGGCCACACTCCCCGCCGACTTGGTGATCAATACCGAGTTGTTTCAGCTCAAGGGATTTATCGACCGGGGGATTTACTACGTCGAAGAGGCGCTCGTCATTGGGGCCGTTCTCGTCGTCATTGTGTTGTTCCTCTTTCTGCTCAACATCCGTACGACATTTATTACCTTAACGGCAATTCCCCTGTCGTTAGTCATCACGACCTTGGTGTTCCGCTTCATCGGCACGCTCACGGGCACGGAATTGTCGATCAACATGATGACGTTGGGAGGAATCGCGGTGGCGATGGGTGAACTCGTGGACGACGCCATCGTGGATGTGGAAAATATCTTTCGGCGGCTTTCGGAAAATAATGCGCTAGCCGAACCCAAGCCCGCGCTCTTGGTCGTGTATGAAGCCAGTCGCGAAATCCGTTCGGCGATTGTCTTCGGTACGGCGGTGGTGATTCTGGCGTTTCTCCCGTTGTTCGCGTTATCGGGGGTCGAAGGTCGTTTATTTATTCCGCTCGGAATCGCCTATATCGTCTCGATCCTGGCTTCATTAGTCGTTTCGCTCACCGTCACGCCGGTATTGTCCTATTACCTTTTGCCGCAATCGAAAGCGACCCACCGGCAACATGACAGCAAGTTGCTGCAATGGCTGAAATGGGGAGCGAGTTATTTGATTCGCTTTAGTATGCAACATGCCGGTATCCTCTTGCTGTTGACCTGGGCGCTCGTCGGTTTAAGTGCGTGGCAGTTGACGCGCATGGGAGCCGACTTTTTGCCTAAGTTCGATGAAGGAAGCGTGCAAATCAATGTCGCGTTGCCCGGCGGTTCGTCGTTGAAGGCTTCGAATGAAGTCTCTCATGTAATTGATCGGAAGCTAAAGACGATGCAAAAATCCAAGGACAACCCCGACGGGGCCATTCTTCATTTCGCCCGCCGTACGGGGCGAGCGGAACTCGACGAACATGCTCAGCCGGTGAATGTGGGCGAATACATTTTGACGATTAACCCCAACGCCGGGACACACCGCGATGAATTCTTGAAAACCGTCCTCTCAGATTTGCGGGCTGAAGTGCCGGGGGTCGAGATCGAAGCGGAACAGCCCTCTCTCGCACTTAATTAG